A DNA window from Sulfitobacter noctilucicola contains the following coding sequences:
- a CDS encoding AbrB family transcriptional regulator — protein MPLPGLLGPIFACLSAALTGVPMGGNKPLNEAMRTILGVVVGATFTQALLFTLLGFWPTLLMIPVMDGVISVIGVPYFHRVWGYDFATSYYATMPGGSQDMLVFGEEAGGNVRAMSLIHATRVLVIVVALPFLLQSVWQADLSTPPGAPVVSIPPDQLLMMVLCALFGWQIAKRIGLFGASILGSLIAAAALALVGVLHHRPPVEAICAAQFFIGMSVGAKYAGISLTEIRRDLTAGLGFCVILIILTVIFAEVIYAAGLAPPMETLLAFAPGGQAELTVLALIVGADMAFVIAHHVLRIIIVIPGAPIFAMLFKT, from the coding sequence CTGCCCCTGCCAGGGCTGCTGGGGCCAATTTTCGCCTGCTTAAGTGCCGCGTTGACTGGTGTGCCAATGGGCGGAAACAAACCCCTGAACGAAGCGATGCGCACCATTCTCGGCGTCGTCGTCGGTGCCACATTTACGCAGGCTTTACTCTTTACGTTGTTGGGCTTTTGGCCAACTTTATTGATGATACCAGTGATGGATGGCGTCATAAGTGTCATCGGCGTACCCTATTTTCATCGTGTCTGGGGCTATGATTTTGCCACCAGCTACTATGCAACGATGCCCGGCGGCTCGCAGGATATGCTGGTCTTTGGTGAAGAAGCAGGCGGCAATGTCAGGGCCATGTCTTTGATCCATGCAACCCGCGTTCTGGTAATCGTCGTGGCGCTGCCGTTTCTTTTGCAAAGCGTTTGGCAAGCGGATCTGAGCACCCCGCCCGGTGCGCCTGTCGTAAGTATCCCGCCCGATCAGCTTTTGATGATGGTGCTTTGCGCACTTTTTGGCTGGCAGATCGCTAAGCGGATCGGCTTATTCGGTGCGTCTATTCTTGGCTCGCTTATCGCTGCGGCGGCTTTAGCACTTGTCGGTGTATTACATCATCGTCCTCCGGTTGAGGCGATCTGCGCCGCACAGTTCTTTATCGGGATGTCTGTCGGCGCAAAGTATGCCGGAATTTCACTGACCGAGATCCGTCGGGATCTAACAGCGGGTCTGGGGTTTTGTGTGATCCTCATCATCCTGACAGTGATTTTCGCGGAAGTTATCTATGCTGCGGGTCTTGCCCCACCGATGGAAACCCTGCTCGCCTTTGCGCCGGGTGGTCAGGCAGAGCTAACCGTTCTGGCACTGATCGTCGGTGCGGATATGGCTTTTGTCATTGCCCACCATGTATTGCGGATAATCATTGTTATTCCGGGTGCCCCTATATTCGCGATGCTGTTCAAAACCTGA
- a CDS encoding acetolactate synthase large subunit, which yields MSDTPTMNGAESLVHTLIDSGVDVCFTNPGTSEMHFVAALDHIPGMRSVLALQEGVATGAADGYWRMKGKPASTLLHLGPGLANGLSNLHNAKKAGSGVVNIIGEHAASHIELDAPLMSDIEGIARPVSHWVHTSKSAATVGEDAARAVQAAQVAPGQIVSLILPSDTAWNEGGVRHDPLPVPEPEVFAINLLADAAQALLGPESLLLLGGAALTEDNLHIAGQIAAKTGCKLQSEWANARMERGAGRVIVGRVPYPIDIALKVLAPFKRIVLVGARPPIGFFAYPGKPAVLTAPDAEIVPLAPAGTDLTSALEALCVATEAKETAPAHVAKADLPDRPEGPITLDSLATLIGRAIPENGIVVDESVTTGRAFFPATQGAPAHTWLNNCGGSIGYGLPAAIGAAVACPDRKVMALTGDGSAMYTVQALWSMAREDLDITVLIFANRSYQILRGELTNVGVQNPGPRAIDMLSLDRPALNWVEMSHSMGVSASRVTTCTELEDALADGLESTGPRLIEVAL from the coding sequence ATGAGCGATACACCGACAATGAACGGAGCCGAAAGTCTGGTACATACGCTGATCGATAGCGGTGTGGACGTATGCTTTACCAACCCCGGCACGTCAGAGATGCATTTTGTTGCGGCTCTCGACCACATCCCCGGCATGCGCTCCGTGCTGGCGTTGCAGGAAGGTGTCGCCACAGGTGCTGCGGATGGATACTGGCGGATGAAGGGCAAACCTGCGTCCACCCTGCTCCACCTCGGTCCCGGTCTGGCCAATGGCCTGTCGAACCTTCACAACGCGAAGAAAGCAGGCTCGGGCGTGGTCAACATCATTGGCGAACATGCCGCCAGCCACATCGAGCTGGATGCGCCCTTGATGTCCGACATCGAAGGGATTGCACGACCCGTTTCCCATTGGGTGCACACGTCGAAATCCGCCGCAACTGTGGGTGAAGATGCCGCACGCGCGGTTCAGGCAGCGCAGGTTGCTCCCGGCCAGATCGTATCGCTGATTTTGCCCAGCGACACGGCTTGGAACGAAGGGGGCGTGCGGCATGATCCCCTGCCCGTCCCCGAACCGGAAGTATTCGCAATCAACCTGCTTGCTGATGCAGCCCAGGCGCTTTTGGGACCGGAAAGCCTGCTGCTCTTGGGTGGCGCGGCCCTGACCGAAGACAACCTTCACATCGCGGGACAGATCGCTGCAAAGACCGGATGCAAACTGCAGTCTGAGTGGGCCAATGCACGGATGGAGCGGGGTGCGGGACGTGTGATCGTAGGTCGCGTTCCCTATCCGATTGATATCGCGCTCAAGGTACTGGCACCGTTCAAACGTATCGTCCTAGTAGGTGCCCGCCCTCCCATCGGTTTTTTCGCCTATCCCGGCAAACCGGCTGTTCTGACGGCTCCGGATGCCGAAATCGTTCCGCTCGCACCCGCAGGTACTGATCTGACTTCTGCACTTGAAGCGCTTTGCGTGGCGACCGAAGCCAAAGAAACAGCACCCGCGCATGTCGCCAAAGCAGACCTTCCCGACCGTCCCGAAGGACCGATCACGCTCGACAGTCTTGCCACGTTGATCGGCAGGGCGATCCCCGAAAACGGGATCGTTGTGGACGAATCCGTCACCACAGGCCGCGCTTTCTTCCCTGCGACGCAAGGTGCACCCGCGCATACTTGGCTTAACAACTGCGGGGGCTCTATCGGGTATGGGCTGCCCGCCGCCATTGGTGCCGCCGTCGCTTGCCCAGATCGCAAAGTGATGGCCCTGACCGGTGATGGATCGGCGATGTACACGGTGCAAGCGCTATGGAGCATGGCCCGCGAGGACCTTGATATAACAGTGTTGATCTTCGCCAACCGCAGCTATCAGATCCTGCGCGGGGAGCTGACGAACGTGGGAGTCCAGAACCCTGGTCCTCGTGCGATCGACATGCTTTCGCTCGACCGCCCCGCGCTCAACTGGGTGGAGATGTCGCATTCGATGGGCGTATCTGCCAGTCGCGTGACCACTTGCACTGAGCTTGAGGATGCGCTCGCTGACGGATTGGAAAGCACCGGACCGCGACTGATCGAAGTTGCTCTTTAG
- a CDS encoding class I adenylate-forming enzyme family protein: MIPINPPIPPASLSETIVDRIRSNAKSHPDRLALVCGDQRLSWGAFDIDLNAVANLLLDLGLERQGNVAILSPNSIPYATLFMGIIRAGGCVTPLSSMASPQALEKMLRDSAPKAIFVAKQYLDLVDGFLRDLPIERFAIDFEHPDYTPYIAALDAAAKTDPMIPIDMDDPFNLIYSSGTTGTPKGIVQNHAMRAAQMDRVTPNGYDDNARTLISTPLYSNTTIVAFVPTLFGGSTVHLMPKFDALGYLEIVQAEKITHTMLVPVQYKRIMDVPDFDDFDLSSMRVKFSTSAPLRADVKADVLARFPGKLIEYYGLTEGGGVTVLVADEFPTKLHTVGKLAPGNDIRLIDGAGKEVPQGTVGEICGRGPTMMAGYYGRDDLTADYIWRNAEGEVYFRSGDMGSFDADGFLVLSDRKKDMIISGGLNIYANDLELVLLEDPDVTDAAVIGIPSDAWGETPLGLVVLRNGATRSADDIRDRANGVLGKSQRLAGVEIRNSLPRSTIGKILKKDLRVPYWANTPEPKA, encoded by the coding sequence ATGATCCCGATAAATCCACCTATTCCGCCAGCCAGCCTGTCTGAAACAATCGTTGACCGCATCCGCAGCAACGCCAAGTCGCATCCAGATAGGTTGGCGCTGGTTTGCGGCGACCAGCGCCTGTCGTGGGGCGCGTTCGACATTGACCTGAACGCGGTGGCCAATCTGCTGCTTGATCTCGGACTTGAGCGTCAGGGAAATGTGGCAATCCTGTCGCCCAACTCCATCCCCTACGCGACCTTGTTCATGGGCATCATCCGTGCGGGCGGATGCGTCACACCGCTGTCGTCCATGGCATCTCCGCAGGCGCTCGAAAAAATGCTGCGCGACAGTGCGCCAAAGGCGATTTTCGTCGCAAAGCAATACCTCGATCTGGTGGACGGCTTCCTGCGCGACCTCCCGATTGAACGCTTTGCAATTGATTTCGAACACCCTGACTATACGCCATATATCGCCGCATTGGACGCTGCCGCCAAGACCGACCCGATGATCCCGATCGACATGGATGACCCGTTCAACCTGATCTATTCATCCGGCACCACCGGCACTCCGAAAGGGATCGTGCAGAACCACGCGATGCGCGCCGCGCAAATGGACCGCGTGACACCCAACGGCTACGATGACAACGCCCGCACGCTCATCTCGACCCCGCTCTATTCCAACACCACCATTGTGGCTTTTGTCCCCACGTTGTTTGGCGGATCGACCGTACATCTTATGCCAAAGTTCGACGCACTCGGGTATCTTGAGATCGTGCAGGCAGAGAAGATAACTCATACGATGCTTGTCCCTGTGCAATACAAACGCATCATGGATGTGCCGGACTTCGATGACTTTGATCTGTCTTCAATGCGCGTCAAATTCTCAACCTCCGCCCCTCTGCGCGCCGATGTCAAAGCAGACGTTCTGGCCCGCTTCCCCGGCAAGCTCATCGAATACTACGGCCTTACCGAAGGTGGCGGTGTAACTGTTCTCGTGGCTGACGAATTTCCGACCAAATTGCACACTGTTGGCAAATTGGCCCCCGGCAATGACATCCGGCTGATCGACGGCGCGGGCAAAGAAGTCCCACAAGGCACTGTGGGCGAGATTTGCGGGCGCGGACCAACCATGATGGCAGGCTACTATGGCCGGGATGACCTGACTGCAGACTACATCTGGCGCAACGCAGAGGGCGAGGTGTACTTCCGCTCCGGCGATATGGGCAGCTTTGACGCCGATGGCTTTTTGGTGCTGTCCGACCGCAAGAAAGACATGATCATTTCTGGCGGTTTGAACATTTACGCCAATGATCTAGAGCTTGTCCTGCTTGAAGACCCCGACGTGACCGACGCCGCCGTAATCGGCATCCCGTCCGATGCTTGGGGCGAAACGCCCTTGGGGCTGGTTGTCCTGCGCAATGGCGCGACCCGCAGTGCCGACGACATCCGCGACCGCGCGAATGGAGTGCTTGGCAAAAGCCAGCGCCTTGCCGGCGTAGAAATACGCAATAGCCTGCCGCGCAGCACCATCGGAAAAATACTGAAGAAAGACCTACGCGTCCCCTATTGGGCCAACACACCGGAGCCAAAAGCATGA
- a CDS encoding methyl-accepting chemotaxis protein — translation MHAAMLVFWQAAPMQGVAVGDIRMLTGIRNLKIGVKLPVIIGVLVAVTIAILTASNMILTGAVLKQAAREKLESVATLTSKNISTLLHTIERDLNQTAERPSTIQAVLALTDGFKSTQNALDTLTRTYITENPAPLGEKDALVKADTGSSYGFIHAVYHPVFNSLQDSMGYYDIFLFDTEGNLVYSVFKERDFATNMLTGEWKDSGLAEAFRRGLELPQHSAPAFVDFAPYAPSNDAPAAFISRPVFNGQGTLVGVLAYQMPVDWLNATAADLEGLGETSDGLVVGADGQLRTDSVQTSQDDTLKILPGWDHLSQLDEAAGGHFDGIGHYQQQVMGFRAPVEGLDLQWSAIVQQDKSVLMAGRTWAVLLSGVVSLIILASALFIALLFSKAVTRPIQNLTTTVKAVAGGHLDDAVPGKEREDEIGDLARATEIFRQNAIERERLMAEQKTAQAQMQAMNREREAAAEDSIRLARERQEIDERRAVETQNMMRDLGTSFGEVVESAIAGRFSDRVKADFKNEHLIMLATNINSLMEAVDHGITQTGTQLARVAAGDLTQRMEGNFKGAFADLQNNVNTMIDALTLLIGDISESGLTLSGSSEELRQTADQLSRQAEQNAASVEETSAALEELAASLKNVSANVDEVRTTAIDASTAAQSSEVIASEAAESMDRIAEGSTEISRVTAVIDDIAFQINLLALNAGVEAARAGDAGRGFAVVASEVRSLAQRASDAAQEIGTVIKQSDHAVSEGVTKVASAKMSLENIAKSVLEISASVNEVSTAVTEQSAGISEITNAVGHIDAVTQKQAASFEEVTASSHVLADEARDLRATTSRFRISENVHAGGSEKDDGFIDGEQAQDTAGSGSVAA, via the coding sequence ATGCACGCGGCGATGCTTGTCTTTTGGCAGGCGGCTCCGATGCAGGGCGTAGCTGTGGGAGATATCCGGATGCTTACTGGGATCAGAAATCTGAAGATCGGGGTTAAGCTGCCGGTCATCATCGGGGTGTTGGTGGCAGTAACGATTGCCATCCTTACTGCGTCGAACATGATCCTGACCGGTGCGGTTCTCAAGCAAGCTGCACGTGAAAAACTGGAAAGCGTGGCGACCCTAACGTCAAAAAACATTTCGACGCTTTTGCATACGATCGAGCGTGATCTGAACCAGACAGCGGAACGACCGTCCACCATTCAGGCGGTTCTTGCGCTGACCGACGGTTTCAAAAGCACGCAAAATGCTCTGGATACGCTGACCCGCACTTATATCACCGAAAACCCTGCGCCCTTGGGCGAGAAGGATGCGCTGGTCAAGGCGGACACCGGATCAAGTTACGGGTTCATCCATGCGGTCTATCATCCTGTTTTCAACAGCTTGCAGGACAGCATGGGGTATTATGACATCTTCCTTTTCGACACCGAAGGAAACCTTGTCTACAGCGTTTTCAAAGAGAGAGATTTCGCCACCAACATGTTGACTGGCGAATGGAAGGACAGCGGCCTTGCCGAGGCATTCCGGCGAGGTTTGGAGCTTCCCCAGCACAGCGCACCTGCATTTGTCGATTTTGCGCCCTATGCTCCCAGCAATGATGCCCCTGCCGCATTTATATCCCGTCCCGTTTTTAACGGGCAGGGAACGCTGGTCGGTGTGCTGGCCTATCAGATGCCGGTTGACTGGCTTAATGCGACCGCCGCCGATCTTGAGGGGCTCGGGGAGACGAGCGATGGTTTGGTCGTGGGTGCGGACGGGCAATTGCGCACCGATTCTGTTCAAACATCTCAGGATGACACGTTGAAAATACTTCCGGGGTGGGATCATCTTTCCCAACTTGATGAAGCCGCAGGTGGGCATTTCGATGGTATCGGACATTATCAACAACAGGTAATGGGCTTTCGTGCGCCGGTAGAAGGGCTCGACTTGCAGTGGTCTGCAATAGTCCAACAGGACAAGAGTGTTTTGATGGCGGGGCGGACATGGGCCGTCCTTCTTTCAGGCGTTGTCTCACTTATAATACTCGCTTCGGCCCTGTTTATCGCACTGCTATTTTCAAAAGCTGTCACGCGCCCAATCCAGAACCTTACCACCACAGTCAAAGCTGTGGCTGGCGGCCATCTCGACGATGCTGTGCCCGGAAAGGAGCGCGAGGACGAGATCGGTGATTTGGCCCGCGCGACAGAAATATTCCGACAAAATGCGATCGAACGGGAACGGCTGATGGCCGAGCAAAAGACCGCACAGGCGCAGATGCAGGCAATGAACCGAGAGCGTGAGGCCGCTGCTGAGGACTCCATCAGGCTCGCCCGTGAGCGGCAAGAAATTGATGAGCGGCGCGCCGTGGAAACCCAAAACATGATGCGCGACTTGGGCACATCTTTCGGTGAAGTGGTAGAGTCCGCGATCGCTGGCAGGTTCTCGGACCGTGTCAAAGCGGATTTCAAGAATGAGCACCTCATAATGCTTGCGACGAACATCAACAGCCTGATGGAGGCTGTGGACCATGGCATCACCCAGACTGGCACACAGCTGGCCAGAGTGGCAGCCGGAGATTTGACGCAGAGGATGGAAGGGAATTTCAAGGGTGCTTTCGCTGACCTACAGAATAACGTGAACACGATGATCGATGCACTTACGCTTTTGATCGGTGACATTTCCGAAAGCGGGCTGACCCTTTCCGGCTCTTCAGAAGAGCTTCGCCAGACCGCTGATCAGCTTTCGCGGCAGGCAGAACAGAACGCGGCTTCGGTCGAGGAAACATCCGCAGCTCTTGAGGAATTGGCAGCCAGTTTGAAAAATGTGAGTGCAAACGTGGATGAAGTACGCACAACCGCGATTGACGCGAGCACGGCGGCCCAGTCGAGCGAGGTTATCGCGTCGGAGGCGGCGGAATCGATGGACCGGATCGCAGAAGGCTCGACCGAGATTTCGCGGGTGACAGCTGTCATTGACGATATCGCTTTCCAGATCAATCTGCTTGCACTGAATGCAGGCGTAGAAGCGGCACGTGCGGGAGACGCAGGACGAGGCTTTGCCGTGGTCGCGTCCGAGGTCCGCTCGCTCGCCCAACGTGCAAGTGATGCCGCGCAAGAGATCGGAACAGTCATCAAACAAAGTGATCATGCGGTGAGCGAAGGTGTGACCAAAGTTGCAAGCGCAAAGATGTCCCTCGAAAACATTGCCAAAAGCGTCTTGGAAATCTCGGCAAGCGTTAACGAGGTATCAACCGCAGTGACCGAACAATCCGCGGGTATCAGCGAGATCACAAACGCAGTGGGCCATATTGATGCTGTCACGCAAAAGCAGGCGGCATCTTTCGAAGAGGTCACGGCCTCAAGTCACGTTCTGGCTGATGAGGCCCGTGATCTGCGTGCGACAACTTCGCGCTTCAGAATTAGTGAGAATGTTCATGCGGGCGGCAGCGAAAAAGATGATGGTTTCATTGATGGTGAACAGGCACAAGACACGGCAGGGTCCGGGTCGGTCGCCGCTTGA